A window of Cryptomeria japonica chromosome 3, Sugi_1.0, whole genome shotgun sequence contains these coding sequences:
- the LOC131038769 gene encoding cytochrome P450 CYP72A616 isoform X1 — protein sequence MQQWSLSKEIRKCARQVIESRERTARTGKSVDYGNDLLGLMMSSNKEQGGKGQSNIHMTTDEIISELITFYIAGQETTTILLTWTMILLGMHQDWQELARKEVLEVCGKTDFPNADTVNGLKIMGMIFNESLRLYPPIIALLRKTEKPMKLGRLSIPAGTQLQIPILEMHHDPSLWGDNVNEFNPERFREGISKAAEHPIAFMPFSLGPRVCIGQNFALIEAKVALTLILQQFFFVISPNYIHAPVHSFTLKPQFGAQVILHMNRDKYLAF from the exons ATGCAACAATGGTCGTTGTCAAAAGAGATCAGAAAATGCGCAAGACAGGTGATTGAAAGCAGGGAGAGGACTGCTCGCACTGGAAAGTCAGTGGACTACGGTAATGATTTACTTGGCCTAATGATGAGTTCGAACAAGGAACAAGGAGGAAAAGGGCAGAGTAACATTCACATGACAACAGATGAAATAATTTCTGAATTGATAACTTTCTATATAGCTGGACAGGAAACTACAACAATCCTCTTGACATGGACCATGATCTTGTTGGGAATGCATCAGGACTGGCAAGAACTAGCACGTAAGGAGGTCTTAGAAGTGTGTGGGAAAACCGATTTTCCAAATGCAGACACTGTGAATGGCCTAAAGATT ATGGGGATGATTTTCAATGAGTCCTTGAGACTTTATCCACCTATAATAGCACTACTCCGAAAAACAGAAAAGCCAATGAAGCTTGGCAGACTCTCAATTCCTGCAGGTACTCAACTTCAGATTCCGATCCTTGAAATGCACCATGACCCATCTTTGTGGGGAGACAACGTAAACGAGTTCAATCCAGAGCGGTTCAGAGAAGGAATTTCAAAAGCTGCCGAGCATCCGATTGCCTTCATGCCGTTTTCATTAGGTCCAAGGGTTTGCATTGGTCAAAACTTTGCACTAATAGAGGCCAAAGTAGCACTGACTCTGATTCTTCAACAATTTTTCTTTGTGATTTCACCCAATTACATCCACGCACCTGTACATTCGTTCACACTTAAACCCCAGTTTGGAGCTCAGGTCATTCTTCACATGAATCGTGATAAATATTTAGCATTCTGA
- the LOC131038769 gene encoding cytochrome P450 CYP72A616 isoform X2, whose product MQQWSLSKEIRKCARQVIESRERTARTGKSVDYAGQETTTILLTWTMILLGMHQDWQELARKEVLEVCGKTDFPNADTVNGLKIMGMIFNESLRLYPPIIALLRKTEKPMKLGRLSIPAGTQLQIPILEMHHDPSLWGDNVNEFNPERFREGISKAAEHPIAFMPFSLGPRVCIGQNFALIEAKVALTLILQQFFFVISPNYIHAPVHSFTLKPQFGAQVILHMNRDKYLAF is encoded by the exons ATGCAACAATGGTCGTTGTCAAAAGAGATCAGAAAATGCGCAAGACAGGTGATTGAAAGCAGGGAGAGGACTGCTCGCACTGGAAAGTCAGTGGACTACG CTGGACAGGAAACTACAACAATCCTCTTGACATGGACCATGATCTTGTTGGGAATGCATCAGGACTGGCAAGAACTAGCACGTAAGGAGGTCTTAGAAGTGTGTGGGAAAACCGATTTTCCAAATGCAGACACTGTGAATGGCCTAAAGATT ATGGGGATGATTTTCAATGAGTCCTTGAGACTTTATCCACCTATAATAGCACTACTCCGAAAAACAGAAAAGCCAATGAAGCTTGGCAGACTCTCAATTCCTGCAGGTACTCAACTTCAGATTCCGATCCTTGAAATGCACCATGACCCATCTTTGTGGGGAGACAACGTAAACGAGTTCAATCCAGAGCGGTTCAGAGAAGGAATTTCAAAAGCTGCCGAGCATCCGATTGCCTTCATGCCGTTTTCATTAGGTCCAAGGGTTTGCATTGGTCAAAACTTTGCACTAATAGAGGCCAAAGTAGCACTGACTCTGATTCTTCAACAATTTTTCTTTGTGATTTCACCCAATTACATCCACGCACCTGTACATTCGTTCACACTTAAACCCCAGTTTGGAGCTCAGGTCATTCTTCACATGAATCGTGATAAATATTTAGCATTCTGA